The following proteins come from a genomic window of Vidua chalybeata isolate OUT-0048 chromosome 2, bVidCha1 merged haplotype, whole genome shotgun sequence:
- the ECRG4 gene encoding augurin isoform X1, whose protein sequence is MKGEWKEISLLETVNLRWDSSPLLAGPAAMPPPCPRGALPGASLLLLFLLFPLLCAAPDVSRGNKLKLMLQKREASAAAAKPEVSVKETAAKEFLSSLRRQRRQLWDRSQPDVQQWYQQFLYLGFDEQKFEDDISYWTNLGRARNEYYGGYYQHHYDEDSPIGPRNPHSFRHGAGVNYDDY, encoded by the exons GTGGGACTCCTCTCCTCTTCTCGCCGGCCCTGCCGCGATGCCGCCGCCGTGTCCCCGCGGGGCCCTGCCCGGggcctccctcctcctcctcttcctcctcttcccgcTGCTCTGCGCGGCCCCCG ATGTTTCAAGGGGAAATAAGCTTAAACTGATGCTCCAGAAACGAGAAG cctctgctgctgctgcaaagcctGAGGTGTCAGTGAAAGAAACGGCAGCCAAGGAgttcctgagcagcctgagaCGCCAGAGGCGCCAGCTGTGGGACAGAAGCCAGCCCGACGTGCAGCAGTGGTACCAGCAGTTCCTGTACCTGGGCTTCGATGAGCAG aaatTTGAAGATGACATCTCCTACTGGACAAACTTGGGGCGTGCTCGTAATGAATACTACGGTGGGTACTACCAGCACCACTACGATGAAGATTCTCCAATTGGCCCACGAAACCCACACAGCTTCAGGCATGGGGCAGGCGTCAACTACGACGATTACTAA
- the ECRG4 gene encoding augurin isoform X2, giving the protein MPPPCPRGALPGASLLLLFLLFPLLCAAPDVSRGNKLKLMLQKREASAAAAKPEVSVKETAAKEFLSSLRRQRRQLWDRSQPDVQQWYQQFLYLGFDEQKFEDDISYWTNLGRARNEYYGGYYQHHYDEDSPIGPRNPHSFRHGAGVNYDDY; this is encoded by the exons ATGCCGCCGCCGTGTCCCCGCGGGGCCCTGCCCGGggcctccctcctcctcctcttcctcctcttcccgcTGCTCTGCGCGGCCCCCG ATGTTTCAAGGGGAAATAAGCTTAAACTGATGCTCCAGAAACGAGAAG cctctgctgctgctgcaaagcctGAGGTGTCAGTGAAAGAAACGGCAGCCAAGGAgttcctgagcagcctgagaCGCCAGAGGCGCCAGCTGTGGGACAGAAGCCAGCCCGACGTGCAGCAGTGGTACCAGCAGTTCCTGTACCTGGGCTTCGATGAGCAG aaatTTGAAGATGACATCTCCTACTGGACAAACTTGGGGCGTGCTCGTAATGAATACTACGGTGGGTACTACCAGCACCACTACGATGAAGATTCTCCAATTGGCCCACGAAACCCACACAGCTTCAGGCATGGGGCAGGCGTCAACTACGACGATTACTAA